GGTGCTGCTTTCCCTAGACAACTTGGCatctaaaatttaaatagtcCAGGCAGAGATATGTGATCTGGCTTGTTTGAATTATAGAATCAGTTAGCTTTGAAACTAAAGAAATTATTCTCCAACTCAAGAACTTGTTGAACTTCAGACATAAGTTATACAGCCAAAGCATGTGCAAGGAACAGCTTCATTGAGCACATAAATGATACAAGCAAATCTTCTGATGGTGATGTCCCACTTCTAATAAACAGCAAACTCTAAGCATCATCAGTCAACACTTTTAACATCAATCAGGGTCCAAATGCTAACATTAAGGGACCACTGATTAAAATTATTATCAGGAAGCAGGTTAAGTAACGGTATGAGCTAATTATGCCACATGAAAGCATCCTTAATCCTGAGAGGCTTACAAAAAACAAGCAAAACAAATATGAGCTACTTTTTGCATTTCTTCAATGAAAAATAACACAAATACAACACATTGTTGCAGCATTTGCAGGGAATGGCAGGGCATAAATGATTCAACTGAAGAATGCCTTTTGGGATTTTAAATGACACAAGGAAGAAACTATCTTCCAAAACTCACTTCTTGTTGTAATAAAATTACCAATATTAAAGAAAAACTAAACCTAATATCTCTAACACAATGAAATGCAACTAGATAAATAAAACATGAATCCTGAAAGAAAAATAAGGGCATCTTAGCAGTTCATCATGTGAAACACTTATATCCAGCACCTGATCAAAATCATGCAAACATAATACCCCTCATAAGCATATTCTAATGAAGAAATAGAGCATAAAGCACATCAACATTCTCTTCTACATCACACATTGTGCACATCCTGTAATaatatggaaaagaaaaacttacaTAACGATGGAACATCTCCACAGCTTTCTCAGCTTCTTCAACAGAGCTCATAGTGATAAACCCAAACCCACGACTCTGATCTGTCTCCCTATTATATATAACCTACAAATCCAGTAACAGATTACAGAATATTATCAAGAGCCCTTAGTTGCACAACACATACCCATGAAATTTTTTCTACAAAACAGGAACACATAGCCAAAAACCATAATTTCAGAAAAGGCAGTAGAACCCTCCTGAACCCCTCCTCCATTCTTCTTCCAGAAAAAAAGATGTATATGGGGACTGAAATAAAGAAAACAGATCCTGAAATACCTTACTGGCAATATTTCCTAGTAAACTTAACATCTGCTCCTGATAATTCTTGTAATAATCAGGGAACCTCTCATTTCAAGAATAAAACTAGGCTCACATAAATCCCTGAAAAACTCATCCTGATGACACTAACAGGAGTGAATCATCATAGGAACAATCAAAATGGCCAGGAAAATCTCATTTCAAAAAATAAAGCAAACCTCAGAAATCCATGAAAAATCACATCTTGACTACGCTAACAGGCACAATCATCAATAAGAACAATAAAAATGACAAGGAAAAACAACTGCCTTTGTGTGTCAGGCATTTACCTCGGCGACTTCGACGATACCCGCCTGGTCGAAGAGGTGGGCGAGCTTCTCGCTGTCGATGTCATAAGGAAGATTCCCGACGAAGAGCTTGGCCTCCTCGGGTGGCTCGGGAAACggctcctctcctccctcctcctcAACGTACTCATCGTCCCCTTCGGGCTCTCCCTCGGCGAGAACGACTCCACCCTCCCCCGTCAGCTCCTCCTCTCCCTCCAACTCGGAAAGCCCGGCTTCCGTCCCCTCCTCCTCACCCTCCTGCAGCTCCGGCTCCTCCTCGCCTTCCAAGACGAAAGCTTCGCTCTCGACCTCGTTCTCCTCCTCCCGCTGGGCCCAGTCGGAGGTTTGGGCCACGAGGGGGATCAAAGGAAGCTTCTTTTGGGTGGAAAGGAATGCGGGAAGGGAGGAGGGGAAAAGGAGAAGGAGAGATGGAGGAGATGGAGGGGTTTGGAAGGGAGGGGGAGGAAAGGGCTCGAGGGTTTGGGGGAGAAGATTGTGCGGAGGGAGGGGAGGCAGCCATCCCCCATAGATAAGGGCTTGAAGGCCGGAGCTGCGGACATGGTGggtgacagagagagagaaaggataaGGAGAGGAAGAGGGGTTTTAGACGTGTTGGGGGAGGGCGGATGGTCCAAAAGACCAGCAGAGGGTTGGAGGACGATTTTTTTAGCAACAATATCTTCCCCATTTTTGTGTGCGCTTCTGTTGATGGTAACATATGCCCGCACATAccgttcaaatgatattttaggcagttttttttttttttttttcagcacaATTGATTACACATCTCTGATacgaatataatttataaaatcaaaaaaaaaaaaaaattgcaagacCCATAGGTACGCCTTATCCTGCCACCAGATTTAATCATCGATTTACTCAGCGACATAAAAAACTACCCATTTTACTATTCTATTCATCTTTCAGAAGATATACCAAACAAATACTACCATAGACAAATGGAGGAATGTCCAGAATTTTAGATTTTCCTCCAATTGTGCACGGATCACATCAAGGCTTAGGATGGATTTGATTTGTAAATTAAAACACATATGAGTGCTAATTAAGAGGGTATGATTCGAATCATGGTGGACGTCGGACTTTGATTAAATGCCAGGAT
The DNA window shown above is from Elaeis guineensis isolate ETL-2024a chromosome 8, EG11, whole genome shotgun sequence and carries:
- the LOC105049560 gene encoding LOW QUALITY PROTEIN: 28 kDa ribonucleoprotein, chloroplastic (The sequence of the model RefSeq protein was modified relative to this genomic sequence to represent the inferred CDS: inserted 1 base in 1 codon), which codes for MSAAPAFKPLSMGDGCLPSLRTIFSPKPSSPFLPLPSKPLHLLHLSFSFXPSSLPAFLSTQKKLPLIPLVAQTSDWAQREEENEVESEAFVLEGEEEPELQEGEEEGTEAGLSELEGEEELTGEGGVVLAEGEPEGDDEYVEEEGGEEPFPEPPEEAKLFVGNLPYDIDSEKLAHLFDQAGIVEVAEVIYNRETDQSRGFGFITMSSVEEAEKAVEMFHRYELNGRLLTVNKAAPRGTRVERAPREFEPSCRVYVGNLPWQVDDARLEQVFSEHGKVVDARVVYDRETGRSRGFGFVTMSSKDELDDAIAALDGQSLDGRALRVNVAEERPRRGFF